The window TCGAGGAGCTTCCTTTTGAGCGCCTGGCTTGCGTCGTCCGAGTCGGTTTCTTGTGTGGACATGGGGTTTTCGGCGAACCTCCGAGTATGGGTGTTATGTCGGACGGGGACTGCCTGGGTGATGGGCCCTCGCCGGGGCCATCATAGAAGACGGTCCCGCCACTGGGGGCAGGTCAGACCGGGTACTTGCCCCGGTTCCACTACGAGGCGTCGATCCAGATCGGCGATGACCAGACGCGCTCGCGCAGCGTCGCGGGGACTCGCGGGTCGGGCTCTCGCGACAGGCGCAGGG of the bacterium genome contains:
- a CDS encoding DUF3604 domain-containing protein, whose translation is LRLSREPDPRVPATLRERVWSSPIWIDAS